From the genome of Marinobacter sp. F4206:
TCACCTTCCGTGGTGAGCGTGACCTGCCGGGGCTCTCGAACAAACAGGCTCTTGCCGAGGCTTTGCTCCAGTTGTTTGATCTGCATACTCAGCGCCGAGGGTGTGCGGTGGACCACCTTGGCAGCACCAGTAAAGGTGCCGCATTCAGAGATCGCAACAAAGGTTCTGAGCACTTCATTATCAAGCAACGGCATGTTCACAGCGGCTGGTCTCCTCAATCAGAATCCGACAAACACTGACTTAAGCATATTTGAAGGCACAGTTAAAATCTTTTCGTTTGATTGAAGGCAGTCAAGTCGCCATCCTGTGTCGTGCGATTAAATCCACTCGACCAATAGACAGGTGACGACGATGCCCGACATGAGAAACCACCATCACACTGCCGCACTAGGGCCTCTTTCCCACTGGATGGAGAGTTACTCCCGTCGTCAGCAATTCCGGCGTATCGCGAAGTCTCTGCTTGCGGAAAGAGACGACATCCTGCTGGATCTCGGCTACGAGCGCCGCGAAATCCTGAGCGCCATGCACCTGCCTCTGCGCAGCGATGCGTTGAAATACCTCGAAACCCACCGCTCCAGATAGCATTCCATGGTGAAGGGTTCCCCCACCCTTCACCAGTTTCACTTGCGCTCTGCCAAGGCTGTACTAAATATTAAGGAAGGTATTTTAGACGACAGATCAGGCCGTCCTGTCAGCACGATTTCAAAACGGGGGCCTGCCCATGAAACCCGATCGCACCGCTTTACTCGCCAGCCTAACCATTGCCATCTGCCTGACTCTTGTTCCGGCCGGCGCTTCTCTTGCCGAGACCCGGTACGAAAACCTTCCTGACCGCACCATGCTTCAGCTTGGGGGGCTATTCGTCATTGACTCAAGTACAAGTCTGTCGGCAAGCGCTTCAAGGTCAGGACTGGGCACCACCATCGATTTCGAACAGGACCTGGACGGCGATACCACCATCACAACCCCGAGCTTCGAATTCTATTATCGCTTCAATAATCGCCACAGGGTGGAATTGGCGGCCTTTCAGCTTGAGCGCGATGGCAGCCGGGAAATAACACGGAGCATTACCTTCAGGGACCGCGAATTCACCACAAGTACCCGAGTCGACAGCAGCATAGAGAACGACGTCTACAAAGTGGTATACGGCTACAGCTTCTACCATGTCGACAGAGTCGAACTGGCGTTTTCTGCAGGACTCAACATTCTGGACTACGAGGCCACACTGGCCTCTTCCGCCGGCGGCTTTGCCGAGACAGCGGCAACGACCGCCCCCATGCCAGTGTTCGGATTTCGAATGGACTACGCGGCAACCCCCCGTTTACTTGTGCGTTTCCGGACGGACACGTTCTATTTCGATTATGAGGATGAGATCCGTGGATCTCTGCTGGAGCTGCAAGTCGGCGTGGAATACCGTGCGCTGCGACATTTTGCCCTTGGCGCCTCACTGTCGCGACTCGCCATTGACGTCGACATCAAAGACGACGATTTCAATGGCAGCGTCACAGATCTTTATCGCGGGGCTCGGCTGTATGGGGCCTTCTATTTCTGATTCAGCCAGGCAAGTGCGTCAGTTTCATGCTCGAAAAACTTCAGGTCGCCGGCCATGAACCAGTTGGCAACCTTCGCGATATTGTCCTGCCAGACCTTGTGACCGAATACCGCAATTTTGTCGATCTGCAGCCCATGCTCCAGGGACAAATTAAAATCATCCCAGGCGGCGCGGAGTTCCCAACCTTCGAGGTCCCTCACATCAAATAACACTCTTACCTTGCGTTTTTTGATTCCCGCCAGGGCACCATCGATCATCGGGCTGATGGTTTTGAAATCTTCGTGGGTCAGCTTTCCCTGGGCCTTCAAGGCCAGGAAAACATCATCGCCAACCCGATCTATGCCTATGGAAAGGCCATGCCGTTGCACAGTCATCTTCAGTTCCTCCACTGGAAAAGACACCTGAACGATTAGCTCACTCGATATCAGACTGCCAGAAGCCCGTCAGGTTCAAGAACAAGGGCATTCGCAACAACGGGGTCGCGGGTTAAGCGAGCTGAGAAAACCGAACAAACTCGACATCACCAGCAAATGCTTCCGTAATGTACCGGATGTGGGCTGGCGTTATCTCGCAACACCCTCCCACGACGAGGGCG
Proteins encoded in this window:
- a CDS encoding STAS/SEC14 domain-containing protein — its product is MTVQRHGLSIGIDRVGDDVFLALKAQGKLTHEDFKTISPMIDGALAGIKKRKVRVLFDVRDLEGWELRAAWDDFNLSLEHGLQIDKIAVFGHKVWQDNIAKVANWFMAGDLKFFEHETDALAWLNQK